Proteins encoded within one genomic window of Methanothrix harundinacea 6Ac:
- a CDS encoding DUF7411 family protein yields MKVVVLFSGGKDSALASILLEPFFDVELATFAFRRHGTAEAAREAAEALGLPHRTITFEDGVLEEAIGLLLATGYPRDGLNRLHREALAVLSGGWEHIADGTKREDRVPMMTPDGVRSLEDSRKVHYIRPLAGYGSKTINALAKRYMEFVTLESGLHPASDFEVGLRRELEERHGQDAVARIFPANHMHTRVIRRMRI; encoded by the coding sequence ATGAAGGTCGTAGTCCTCTTCAGCGGCGGCAAGGACAGCGCCCTGGCCTCGATTCTTCTGGAACCGTTCTTTGATGTGGAGCTGGCAACCTTCGCCTTCCGTCGCCACGGGACCGCCGAGGCGGCGAGGGAGGCGGCGGAGGCCCTCGGCCTCCCCCACAGAACGATCACCTTCGAAGACGGGGTCCTGGAGGAGGCGATCGGCCTTCTCTTGGCGACTGGATATCCGAGGGACGGCCTGAACCGCCTCCACCGGGAGGCTCTGGCGGTCCTCTCCGGGGGCTGGGAGCATATCGCCGACGGGACGAAGAGGGAAGATCGGGTTCCGATGATGACCCCGGACGGGGTCCGGAGCCTGGAGGACAGCCGGAAGGTCCACTACATAAGGCCCCTCGCGGGATACGGATCCAAGACCATCAACGCCCTGGCGAAGAGGTACATGGAGTTTGTGACCCTGGAAAGCGGCCTTCACCCCGCCTCCGACTTCGAGGTAGGCCTGCGGCGGGAGCTGGAGGAGCGGCACGGGCAGGATGCCGTTGCGAGGATATTTCCTGCCAACCACATGCATACCAGAGTGATCAGGAGGATGCGGATTTGA
- a CDS encoding 50S ribosomal protein L39e has product MSKRTKGKKIRHAKAFCQNRRVPGWVIIKTMRKVVSHPKRRHWRRSNIE; this is encoded by the coding sequence TTGAGCAAGAGAACCAAGGGGAAGAAGATCAGACATGCCAAGGCCTTCTGCCAGAACAGGCGAGTGCCCGGCTGGGTGATCATAAAGACGATGAGAAAAGTGGTGAGCCATCCCAAGAGACGTCACTGGAGACGGAGCAACATAGAGTGA
- a CDS encoding 50S ribosomal protein L31e, translating into MAETERVYTIPLREVKKAPRWKRSKRAVYEVRKYLAKHMKTSIEEVKISRDLNEAIWARGSEKPPARVRVKAAKFDDGGVEAEFAGERVR; encoded by the coding sequence ATGGCGGAGACAGAGAGGGTTTATACCATTCCTTTGAGGGAAGTGAAGAAGGCTCCGAGGTGGAAGAGGAGCAAGAGGGCGGTCTACGAGGTCCGAAAGTACCTGGCAAAGCACATGAAGACCTCCATCGAGGAGGTCAAGATCTCTCGCGACCTCAACGAGGCGATCTGGGCTCGGGGCTCAGAGAAACCGCCGGCGAGGGTGAGGGTGAAGGCGGCCAAGTTCGACGACGGTGGAGTTGAGGCTGAGTTTGCAGGCGAACGGGTCCGATAG